In one window of Oscillospiraceae bacterium DNA:
- a CDS encoding helix-turn-helix domain-containing protein: MYERQRNCMNYIGGYCSSKPTINCHFHSHTVWEFIYQEKGHTNITIGDKVWKLDEGMLLVLPPDTVHNAESDVLFVYLHFQIKKCDFPAHPFTVRDTDGNLRKLFYMLVSMDSENAPIKEALREKIADLICLYIQQAVSDSNFPEFILKFKTVLTENLGNNDFKPSDYITASGYNPDYFRRIFKKYTSFSPVEYLNRMRINRAKELIRLDRYLSMAEIADQCGFCNSFYFSKVFKKQEKISPREYKKLFE; the protein is encoded by the coding sequence ATGTACGAAAGGCAGAGAAACTGTATGAATTATATCGGTGGCTACTGTTCATCCAAACCGACTATTAATTGTCATTTTCATTCCCATACCGTGTGGGAATTTATCTATCAGGAAAAAGGACACACAAATATTACAATCGGCGATAAGGTTTGGAAGTTGGACGAGGGAATGCTTTTGGTGTTACCGCCTGATACAGTACATAATGCCGAATCGGATGTCCTGTTTGTTTATTTGCATTTCCAAATTAAAAAATGCGATTTTCCGGCTCATCCCTTCACAGTCAGGGATACGGACGGAAACCTCAGAAAGCTTTTTTATATGTTGGTATCCATGGATTCCGAGAATGCGCCAATCAAAGAAGCATTGCGAGAAAAAATCGCGGATCTTATCTGTCTTTATATCCAACAAGCAGTAAGCGACAGTAATTTTCCCGAATTTATTTTGAAGTTCAAAACGGTGTTGACGGAAAATTTGGGTAATAACGATTTCAAGCCAAGCGATTATATTACCGCATCGGGCTATAATCCGGATTATTTCCGCAGAATATTTAAAAAATATACCTCTTTTTCTCCGGTTGAATATCTTAACCGTATGCGGATAAACAGAGCAAAGGAGCTAATCCGCCTTGACAGATACCTCAGCATGGCGGAGATAGCCGATCAATGCGGATTTTGCAACAGCTTTTATTTTTCAAAAGTATTCAAAAAGCAAGAAAAAATTTCACCGCGCGAATATAAAAAGCTCTTTGAATGA